In one Chelmon rostratus isolate fCheRos1 chromosome 7, fCheRos1.pri, whole genome shotgun sequence genomic region, the following are encoded:
- the LOC121609266 gene encoding extracellular calcium-sensing receptor-like — protein MLLLIYFMLLYCYFSSAVSTRLLSSSCQLLGQFHLNGMHKAGDVVLGGLFKIHFFSVFPDLSFTSEPQPTSCHGFDVLGFRWAQTMAFAIDEINRNSNLLPNVTLGYSLYDHCVKLGIGFRAALSLASGQEEQFILDETCVGAPPVLGIVGDCSSTRSIAISTVFGLYRVPMVSYFATCSCLSDRQKFPSFFRTIPSDAFQVRAMIQILKHFGWTWAGLLVSDDDYGLHAARSFQSDLAQLGGGCLAYLEVLPWGDDPVELRRIVDVMKKSTARVVIVFAPERHIIILMEEVVRQNVTGLQWMASEAWTAANTLQTPHLMPFLGGTLGIAIRRGEIPGLREFLLQIRPDQHHNNSYGNSMVNQFWEHTFQCRFAPPPTGWVEAGGTLCTGQEDLEEVETELLDISNLRTEYNVYKAVYALAYALDDMLQCKSGRGPFSGHSCGNLKRLEPWQLVYYLEKVNFTTAFGDQVSFDENGDALPIYDIMNWLWLPDGRTEVLNVGEVKRSAFKGEEFTIDEDKIFWNFETNKPPKSVCSESCPPGTRMARKKGEPECCFDCIPCSEGKISNDTDSPECTSCPEDFWSSPQRDHCVPKKTEFLSYHEPLGICLTATSLLSTCICAVVLVIFIYHRSTPIVRANNSELSFQLLLSLKLCFLCSLLFIGRPSLWTCQLRHAAFGISFVLCVSCILVKTMVVLAVFKASKPGGGASLRWFGVLQQRGTVIVLTSIQAAICTAWIVSASPAPHKNTQYHNDKIVYECVVGSTVGFAVLLGYIGSLAIISFLIAFISRNLPDSFNEAKLITFSMLIFCAVWVAFVPAYISSPGKYSDAVEVFAILASSFGLLMALFGPKCYIILLRPERNTKKAIMGRIQS, from the exons ATGCTGttgcttatttatttcatgttgttgtattgctacttttcttctgctgtttccacccgtcttttgtcctcctcctgccaGTTACTGGGACAGTTTCATCTAAATGGGATGCACAAGGCTGGAGATGTGGTTCTTGGTGGGCTGTTTAAGATccacttcttttctgtctttcctgacCTTTCTTTTACCTCAGAACCACAACCAACTAGCTGTCACGG TTTTGATGTTCTAGGATTTAGGTGGGCCCAGACCATGGCCTTTGCTATTGATGAGATCAACAGAAACTCCAACCTGCTACCTAATGTGACTCTGGGATACAGTCTTTATGATCACTGTGTAAAACTAGGAATTGGATTCCGTGCAGCACTGTCATTAGCCAGTGGTCAAGAGGAGCAGTTTATATTAGATGAGACCTGTGTTGGAGCCCCTCCAGTCCTCGGGATTGTAGGTGATTGTTCCTCAACACGTTCAATTGCCATCTCCACTGTCTTTGGTTTGTACAGAGTACCGATG GTGAGCTATTTTGCCACATGTTCCTGCCTGAGTGACCGGCAAAAGTTTCCATCCTTCTTTAGGACAATCCCCAGTGATGCTTTCCAG GTGCGTGCTATGATTCAGATTCTAAAACACTTTGGCTGGACTTGGGCAGGTCTGCTGGTCAGTGATGATGACTATGGACTCCACGCTGCCCGATCCTTCCAGTCTGACCTGGCTCAGCTTGGTGGAGGTTGTCTGGCGTACTTGGAGGTTTTGCCTTGGGGCGATGACCCAGTTGAACTTCGGAGGATTGTGGATGTGATGAAGAAATCCACAGCTCGTGTGGTCATTGTGTTTGCACCTGAGAGACACATAATTATCCTCATGGAAGAG GTGGTGAGGCAGAATGTGACAGGCCTGCAGTGGATGGCCAGTGAAGCCTGGACAGCAGCTAATACGCTCCAGACCCCTCACCTCATGCCATTCCTGGGTGGCACTCTGGGCATCGCCATCCGTCGAGGAGAAATACCAGGGCTCAGGGAATTCCTCCTACAAATACGTCCTGACcaacaccacaacaacagctATGGAAATAGCATG GTAAACCAGTTTTGGGAACACACTTTTCAGTGCAGATTTGCACCGCCTCCAACAGGTTGGGTGGAAGCTGGGGGAACATTATGCACTGGACAGGAAGatctggaggaggtggagacagagTTATTGGACATTTCCAACCTCAGGACAGAGTATAATGTGTACAAGGCTGTGTATGCTCTGGCATATGCCCTTGATGACATGCTGCAGTGCAAGTCAGGGAGAGGGCCTTTCAGTGGGCACAGCTGTGGCAATCTGAAAAGACTGGAGCCATGGCAG CTTGTGTATTACTTGGAAAAGGTCAACTTCACAACAGCATTTGGTGATCAAGTGTCATTTGATGAGAATGGTGATGCCTTACCAATATATGATATCATGAACTGGCTGTGGCTTCCTGATGGAAGAACCGAAGTTCTGAATGTGGGTGAGGTGAAGAGGTCAGCTTTCAAAGGTGAAGAATTCACAATTGATGAAGACAAAATCTTCTGGAACTTCGAAACAAACAAG CCACCCAAGTCAGTGTGCAGTGAGAGCTGCCCACCAGGTACCCGCATGGCCAGAAAGAAAGGGGAACCTGAATGTTGTTTCGATTGCATCCCTTGTTCTGAAGGAAAGATCAGCAATGACACTG ACTCCCCTGAGTGCACCAGTTGTCCAGAGGACTTCTGGTCCAGCCCCCAGCGTGACCACTGTGTGCCTAAGAAAACAGAGTTCCTCTCCTACCATGAGCCTCTGGGTATCTGCTTGACAGCCACCTCGTTGCTCAGCACATGCATCTGTGCTGTTGTCCTGGTGATCTTTATCTATCATCGCAGCACACCTATCGTACGAGCCAACAACTCAGAACTTAGTTTCCAACTATTGCTGTCACTTAAGCTATGTTTcctgtgttcactgctgtttatcGGCCGTCCCAGCCTGTGGACATGCCAGCTGAGACATGCAGCATTTGGGatcagctttgtgctttgtgtctctTGCATCCTCGTGAAAACCATGGTGGTTCTGGCTGTGTTCAAGGCCTCCaagccaggaggaggagccaGTCTGAGGTGGTTTGGTGTtttgcagcagagagggacagtTATTGTTCTTACTTCTATTCAGGCAGCAATCTGCACTGCCTGGATTGTCTCTGCCTCACCAGCTcctcataaaaacactcaatacCACAATGATAAAATAGTTTATGAATGTGTAGTTGGGTCCACAGTTGGTTTTGCAGTGTTACTTGGTTATATTGGCTCACTTGCTATCATCAGTTTTCTGATTGCATTTATATCAAGGAATCTTCCAGACAGTTTCAATGAGGCCAAACTCATCACTTTCAGCATgctgatcttctgtgctgtgtgggtggccTTTGTCCCAGCTTATATCAGCTCACCAGGCAAATACTCAGATGCAGTGGAGGTGTTTGCGATCCTGGCCTCCAGTTTTGGTCTCTTGATGGCTCTGTTTGGACCCAAATGTTACATAATCCTGCTGAGACcagagaggaacacaaagaAAGCGATCATGGGTCGCATCCAGTCATAA
- the LOC121609127 gene encoding extracellular calcium-sensing receptor-like: MLLLIYFMLLYCYFSSAVSTPLSSSSCKLLGQFHLNGMHKAGDVVLGGLFKVHFFSVSPDLSFTSEPQPPSCHGFDVLGFRWAQTMAFAIDEINRNSNLLPNVTLGCSLYDNCVKLGIGFRAALSLASGQEEQFILDETCVGAPPVLGIVGDSSSTRSIAISTVFGLYRVPMVSYFATCSCLSDRQKFPSFFRTIPSDAFQVRAMIQILKHFGWTWAGLLVSDDDYGLHAARSFQSDLAQLGGGCLAYLEVLPWGDDPAELRRIVDVMKKSTARVVIVFAPESHVIILMEEVVRQNVTGLQWMASEAWTAANTLQTPHLMPFLGGTLGIAIRRGEIPGLREFLLQIRPDQHHNNSYGNSMVNQFWEHTFQCRFAPPPAGWVEAGGTLCTGQENLENVDTELLDISNLRTEYNVYKAVYALAYALDDMLQCKSGRGPFSGHSCGNLKRLEPWQLVYYLDRINFTTAFGDQVSFDENGDALPIYDIMNWLWLPDGRTEVQNVGEVKRSAFKGEELTINEDQIFWNFETNKPPKSVCSESCPPGTRIARKKGEPECCFDCIPCFEGKISNDTDSPECTSCPEDFWSSPQRDHCVSKKTEFLSYHEPLGICLTAASLLGTCICAVVLGIFIYHRRTPIVRANNSELSFQLLLSLKLCFLCSLLFIGRPSLWTCQLRHAAFGISFVLCVSYILVKTMVVLAVFKASKPGGGASLKWFGVLQQRGTVIVLTSIQAVICTVWIVSASPAPHKNTQYHNDKIVYECVVGSTVGFAVLLGYIGSLAIISFLIAFISRNLPDSFNEAKLITFSMLIFCAVWVAFVPAYISSPGKYSDAVEVFAILASSFGLLVALFGPKCYIILLRPERNTKKAIMGRDIQ; encoded by the exons ATGCTgttgctgatttatttcatgttgctgtattgctacttttcttctgctgtttccacCCCTCTTTCGTCCTCCTCCTGCAAGTTACTGGGACAGTTTCATCTAAATGGGATGCACAAGGCTGGAGATGTGGTTCTTGGTGGGCTGTTTAAGGTccacttcttttctgtctctccagacCTTTCTTTTACCTCAGAACCACAACCACCTAGCTGTCACGG TTTTGATGTTCTAGGATTTAGGTGGGCCCAGACCATGGCCTTTGCTATTGATGAGATCAACAGAAACTCCAACCTGCTACCTAATGTGACTCTGGGATGCAGTCTTTATGACAACTGTGTAAAACTAGGAATTGGATTCCGTGCAGCACTGTCATTAGCCAGTGGTCAAGAGGAGCAGTTTATATTAGATGAGACCTGTGTTGGAGCCCCTCCAGTCCTCGGGATTGTAGGTGATTCTTCCTCAACACGTTCAATTGCCATCTCCACTGTCTTTGGTTTGTACAGAGTACCTATG GTGAGCTATTTTGCCACATGTTCCTGCCTGAGTGACCGGCAAAAGTTCCCATCCTTCTTTAGGACAATCCCCAGTGATGCTTTCCAG GTGCGTGCTATGATTCAGATTCTAAAACACTTTGGCTGGACTTGGGCAGGTCTGCTGGTCAGTGATGATGACTATGGACTCCACGCTGCCCGATCCTTCCAGTCTGACCTGGCTCAGCTTGGTGGAGGTTGTCTGGCGTACTTGGAGGTTTTGCCTTGGGGCGATGACCCAGCTGAACTTCGGAGGATTGTGGATGTGATGAAGAAATCCACAGCTCGTGTGGTCATTGTGTTTGCACCTGAGAGTCACGTGATTATCCTCATGGAAGAG GTGGTGAGGCAGAATGTGACAGGCCTGCAATGGATGGCCAGTGAAGCCTGGACAGCAGCTAATACGCTCCAGACCCCTCACCTCATGCCATTCCTGGGTGGCACACTGGGCATCGCCATCCGTCGAGGAGAAATACCAGGGCTCAGGGAATTCCTCCTACAAATACGTCCTGACcaacaccacaacaacagctATGGAAATAGCATG GTAAACCAGTTTTGGGAACACACTTTTCAGTGCAGATTTGCACCGCCTCCAGCAGGTTGGGTGGAAGCTGGGGGAACATTATGCACTGGACAGGAAAATCTGGAGAATGTGGACACAGAGTTATTGGACATTTCCAACCTCAGGACAGAGTATAATGTGTACAAGGCTGTGTATGCTCTGGCATATGCCCTTGATGACATGCTGCAGTGCAAGTCAGGGAGAGGGCCTTTCAGTGGGCACAGCTGTGGCAATCTGAAAAGACTGGAGCCATGGCAG CTTGTGTATTACTTGGATAGGATCAACTTCACGACAGCATTTGGTGATCAAGTGTCATTTGATGAGAATGGTGATGCCTTACCAATATATGATATCATGAACTGGCTGTGGCTTCCTGATGGAAGAACTGAAGTTCAGAATGTGGGTGAGGTGAAGAGGTCGGCTTTCAAAGGAGAAGAACTCACAATTAATGAAGACCAAATCTTCTGGAACTTCGAAACAAACAAG CCACCCAAGTCAGTGTGCAGTGAGAGCTGTCCTCCAGGTACCCGCATAGCCAGAAAGAAAGGGGAACCTGAGTGCTGTTTCGATTGCATCCCTTGTTTTGAGGGAAAGATCAGCAATGACACTG ACTCCCCTGAGTGCACCAGTTGTCCAGAGGACTTCTGGTCCAGCCCCCAGCGTGACCACTGTGTGTCTAAGAAAACAGAGTTCCTCTCCTACCATGAGCCTCTGGGTATCTGCTTGACTGCTGCATCATTGCTGGGCACATGCATCTGTGCTGTTGTCCTGGGGATCTTTATCTATCATCGCAGAACACCTATCGTACGAGCCAACAACTCAGAACTTAGTTTCCAACTATTGCTGTCACTTaagttgtgtttcctgtgttcactgctgtttatcGGCCGTCCCAGCCTGTGGACATGCCAGCTGAGACATGCAGCATTTGGGatcagctttgtgctttgtgtctctTACATCCTCGTGAAAACCATGGTGGTTCTGGCTGTGTTCAAGGCCTCCAAGCCAGGAGGTGGAGCTAGTCTGAAGTGGTTTGGTGTtttgcagcagagagggacagtTATTGTTCTTACTTCTATTCAGGCAGTAATCTGCACTGTCTGGATTGTCTCTGCCTCACCAGCTcctcataaaaacactcaatacCACAATGATAAAATAGTTTATGAATGTGTAGTTGGGTCCACAGTTGGTTTTGCAGTGTTACTTGGTTATATTGGCTCACTTGCTATCATCAGTTTTCTGATTGCATTTATATCAAGGAATCTTCCAGACAGTTTCAATGAGGCCAAACTCATCACTTTCAGCATgctgatcttctgtgctgtgtgggtggccTTTGTCCCAGCTTATATCAGCTCACCAGGCAAATACTCAGATGCAGTGGAGGTGTTTGCCATCCTGGCCTCCAGTTTTGGTCTCTTGGTGGCACTGTTTGGACCCAAATGTTACATAATCCTGCTGAGACcagagaggaacacaaagaAAGCGATCATGGGTCGGGACATTCAGTAA
- the LOC121609095 gene encoding extracellular calcium-sensing receptor-like — protein MWAFLELNMHMLMYFILLYCYFSSAVSTPLSSSTCQLLGQFHLNGMHKAGDVVLGGLFQVHFFSVFPDLSFTSDPQPPTCHGFDVVGFRRAQTMAFAIDEINRNSNLLPNVTLGYSLYDNCAKLGIGFRAALSLASGQEEQFMLGETCVGAPPVLGIVGDSSSTRSIAISTVLGLYRVPMVSYFATCSCLSDRQKFPSFFRTIPSDAFQVRAMIQILNRFGWTWAGLLVSDDDYGLHAARSFQSDLAQSGGGCLAYLEVLPWDNDPAEFRRIVELMKKSTAHVVIVFAHESYMINLMEEVVRQNVTGLQWMASEAWTAATVLQTPHLMPYLGGTLGIAIRRGEIPGLRKFLLQIRPDQHHNSYGNSMVNQFWEHTFQCRFAPPPTGWMEAGGSLCTGQENLEDVETELLDISNLRPEYNIYKAVYALAYALDDMLKCEPGRGPFSGHSCGNLKRLESWQLVYYLDRINFTTPFGDQVSFDENGDALPIYDIMNWLWLPDGRTEVQNVGEVKRSVFKGEELTIDEDKIFWNFETNKPPKSVCSDSCPPGTRMARKKGEPECCFDCIPCSEGKISNKTDSMECSLCPEDFWSSPQRDHCVLKKTEFLSYHEPLGICLTAASLLGTCICAVVLGIFIYHRRTPIVRANNSELSFQLLLSLKLCFLCSLLFIGRPRLWTCQLRHVAFGISFVLCVSCILVKTMVVLAVFKASKPGGGASLKWFGAVQQRGTVIVLTSIQAVICTVWIVSASPAPHKNTQYHNDKIVYECVVGSTVGFAVLLGYIGSLAIISFLIAFISRNLPDSFNEAKLITFSMLIFCAVWVAFVPAYISSPGKYSDAVEVFAILASSFGLLVALFGPKCYIILLRPERNTKKAIMGRGIES, from the exons TTTTGATGTTGTAGGATTCAGGCGGGCCCAGACCATGGCCTTTGCTATTGATGAGATCAACAGAAACTCCAACCTGCTACCTAATGTGACTCTGGGATACAGTCTTTATGATAACTGTGCCAAATTAGGAATTGGATTCCGTGCAGCACTGTCATTAGCCAGTGGTCAAGAGGAGCAGTTTATGTTAGGTGAGACCTGTGTTGGAGCTCCTCCAGTCCTTGGGATTGTAGGTGATTCTTCCTCAACACGATCCATTGCCATTTCCACTGTCCTAGGTTTGTACAGAGTGCCTATG GTGAGTTATTTTGCCACATGTTCCTGCCTGAGTGACCGGCAAAAGTTTCCGTCTTTCTTTAGGACAATCCCAAGTGATGCTTTCCAG GTGCGTGCTATGATTCAAATTCTAAACCGCTTTGGCTGGACTTGGGCAGGTCTGCTGGTCAGTGATGATGACTATGGACTCCACGCTGCCCGATCCTTCCAGTCTGACCTGGCACAGTCTGGTGGAGGTTGTCTGGCCTACTTAGAGGTTTTGCCTTGGGACAACGATCCAGCTGAATTTAGGAGGATTGTGGAATTGATGAAGAAATCCACAGCTCATGTGGtcattgtgtttgcacatgagAGTTACATGATTAACCTCATGGAAGAG GTGGTGAGGCAGAATGTGACAGGCCTGCAGTGGATGGCCAGTGAAGCCTGGACAGCAGCTACTGTGCTCCAGACCCCTCACCTCATGCCATACCTGGGTGGCACTCTGGGCATCGCCATCCGTCGAGGAGAAATACCAGGGCTCAGGAAATTCCTCCTACAAATACGTCCTGACCAACACCACAACAGCTATGGAAATAGCATG GTAAACCAGTTTTGggaacacacatttcagtgcagattTGCACCGCCTCCAACAGGTTGGATGGAAGCTGGTGGATCCTTATGCACTGGACAGGAAAATCTGGAGGATGTGGAGACAGAGTTATTGGACATTTCAAACCTCAGGCCAGAGTATAATATCTACAAGGCTGTGTATGCTCTGGCGTATGCCCTTGATGACATGCTGAAGTGTGAGCCAGGGAGAGGGCCTTTCAGCGGGCACAGCTGTGGCAATCTGAAAAGACTGGAGTCATGGCAG CTTGTGTATTACTTGGATAGGATCAACTTCACAACACCATTTGGTGATCAAGTGTCATTTGATGAGAATGGTGATGCCTTACCAATATATGATATCATGAACTGGCTGTGGCTCCCTGATGGAAGAACCGAAGTTCAGAATGTGGGTGAGGTGAAGAGGTCGGTCTTCAAAGGTGAAGAACTCACAATTGATGAAGACAAAATCTTCTGGAACTTTGAAACAAACAAG CCACCCAAGTCagtgtgcagtgacagctgCCCTCCAGGTACCCGCATGGCCAGAAAGAAAGGGGAACCTGAGTGCTGTTTCGATTGCATCCCTTGTTCTGAAGGAAAGATCAGCAATAAGACTG ACTCCATGGAGTGCTCCCTTTGTCCAGAGGACTTCTGGTCCAGCCCCCAGCGTGACCACTGTGTTCTGAAGAAAACAGAGTTCCTCTCCTACCATGAGCCTCTGGGTATCTGCTTGACTGCTGCATCATTGCTGGGCACATGCATCTGTGCTGTTGTCCTGGGGATCTTTATCTATCATCGTAGAACACCTATCGTACGAGCCAACAACTCAGAACTTAGTTTCCAACTATTGCTGTCACTTAAGTTGTGCTTcctgtgttcactgctgtttatcGGCCGCCCCAGACTGTGGACATGCCAGCTGAGACATGTAGCATTTGGAatcagctttgtgctttgtgtctcaTGCATCCTCGTGAAAACCATGGTGGTTCTGGCTGTGTTCAAGGCCTCCAAGCCAGGAGGTGGAGCCAGTCTGAAGTGGTTtggagctgtgcagcagagggggACAGTGATTGTTCTTACTTCTATTCAGGCAGTAATCTGCACTGTCTGGATTGTCTCTGCCTCACCAGCTcctcataaaaacactcaatacCACAATGATAAAATAGTTTATGAGTGTGTAGTTGGGTCCACAGTTGGTTTTGCAGTGTTACTTGGTTATATTGGCTCACTGGCTATCATCAGTTTTCTGATTGCATTTATATCAAGGAATCTTCCAGACAGTTTCAATGAGGCCAAACTCATCACTTTCAGCATgctgatcttctgtgctgtgtgggtggccTTTGTCCCAGCTTATATCAGCTCACCAGGTAAATACTCAGATGCAGTGGAGGTGTTTGCCATCCTGGCCTCCAGTTTTGGTCTCTTGGTGGCGCTGTTTGGACCCAAATGTTACATAATCCTgctgaggccagagaggaacacaaagaAAGCGATCATGGGTCGGGGCATTGAGTCATAA
- the LOC121609269 gene encoding extracellular calcium-sensing receptor-like, with product MHKAGDVVLGGLFQVHFFSVVPDLSFTSEPQPTTCKGFDVLGFRRAQTMAFAIDEINRNSNLLPNVTLGYSLYDNCAKLGIGFSAALSLASGQEEQFILEETCVGPPPVLGIVGDSSSTRSIAISTVFGLYRVPMVSYFATCSCLSDRQKFPSFFRTIPSDAFQVRAMIQILNRFGWTWAGLLVSDDDYGLHAARSFQSDLAQSGGGCLAYLEVLPWGNDPLEFRRIVDAMKKSTARVVIVFAHESHMINLMEEVVRQNVTGLQWMASEAWTAATVLQSPHLMPYLGGTLGIAIRRGEIPGLREFLLQIHPDQHHNNSYGNSMLSQFWEHTFQCRFVPPPAGWMEAGGTLCTGQENLEEVETELLDISNLRPEYNVFKAVYALAYALDDMLKCKSGRGPFSGHSCGNLKRLEPWQLVYYLEKINFTTAFGDQVSFDENGDALPIYDIMNWLWLPDGRTEVQNVGEVKRSVFKGEELTIDENKIFWNRESNKPPQSVCSESCPPGTRMARKKGEPECCFDCIPCSEGKISNKTDSTVCISCPEDFWSSPQRDHCVLKKTEFLSYHEPLGICLTAASLLGTCICAVVLGIFIYHRRTPIVRANNSELSFQLLLSLKLCFLCSLLFIGCPSLWTCQLRHVAFGISFVLCVSCILVKTMVVLAVFKASKPGGGASLKWFGVLQQRGTVIVLTSIQAAICTAWIVSASPAPHKNTQYHNDKIVYECVVGSTVGFAVLLGYIGSLAIISFLIAFISRNLPDSFNEAKLITFSMLIFCAVWVAFVPAYISSPGKYSDAVEVFAILASSFGLLVALFGPKCYIILLRPERNTKKAIMGRIQL from the exons ATGCACAAGGCTGGAGATGTGGTTCTTGGTGGGCTGTTTCAGGTCCACTTTTTTTCTGTCGTTCCTGATCTGTCTTTTACCTCAGAACCACAACCAACTACCTGCAAAGG TTTTGATGTTCTAGGATTTAGGCGGGCCCAGACCATGGCCTTTGCTATTGATGAGATCAACAGAAACTCCAACCTGCTACCTAATGTGACTCTGGGATACAGTCTTTATGACAACTGTGCCAAATTAGGAATTGGATTCAGTGCAGCACTGTCATTAGCCAGTGGTCAAGAGGAGCAGTTTATATTAGAGGAGACCTGTGTTGGACCCCCTCCAGTCCTCGGGATTGTGGGTGATTCTTCCTCAACACGTTCAATTGCCATCTCCACTGTCTTTGGTTTGTACAGAGTACCTATG GTCAGTTATTTTGCCACATGTTCCTGTCTGAGTGACCGGCAAAAGTTCCCATCCTTCTTTAGGACAATCCCAAGTGATGCTTTCCAG GTGCGTGCTATGATTCAGATTTTAAACCGCTTTGGCTGGACTTGGGCAGGTCTGCTGGTCAGTGATGATGACTATGGACTCCACGCTGCCCGATCCTTCCAGTCTGACCTGGCTCAGTCTGGTGGAGGTTGTCTGGCCTACTTAGAGGTTTTGCCTTGGGGCAATGATCCACTTGAATTTAGGAGGATTGTGGATGCGATGAAGAAATCCACTGCTCGTGTGGtcattgtgtttgcacatgaaaGTCACATGATTAATCTCATGGAAGAG GTGGTGAGGCAGAATGTGACAGGCCTGCAGTGGATGGCGAGTGAAGCCTGGACAGCAGCTACTGTGCTCCAGTCCCCCCACCTCATGCCATACCTGGGTGGCACACTGGGCATCGCCATCCGTCGAGGAGAAATACCAGGGCTCAGGGAATTCCTCCTGCAAATACATCCTGACcaacaccacaacaacagctATGGAAATAGCATG CTAAGCCAGTTTTGGGAACACACTTTTCAGTGCAGATTTGTTCCACCTCCAGCAGGTTGGATGGAAGCTGGGGGAACATTATGCACTGGACAGGAAAATCTGGAGGAGGTAGAGACAGAGTTATTGGACATTTCAAACCTCAGGCCAGAGTATAATGTGTTCAAAGCTGTGTATGCTCTGGCATATGCCCTTGATGACATGCTGAAGTGCAAGTCAGGGAGAGGGCCTTTCAGTGGGCATAGCTGTGGCAATCTGAAAAGACTGGAGCCATGGCAG CTTGTGTATTACTTGGAAAAGATCAACTTCACAACAGCATTTGGTGATCAAGTGTCATTTGATGAGAATGGTGATGCCTTACCAATTTATGATATCATGAACTGGCTGTGGCTCCCTGATGGAAGAACTGAAGTTCAGAATGTGGGTGAGGTGAAGAGGTCGGTCTTCAAAGGTGAAGAACTCAcaattgatgaaaacaaaattttcTGGAACCGTGAATCAAACAag CCACCCCAGTCAGTGTGCAGTGAGAGCTGCCCTCCAGGTACCCGCATGGCCAGAAAGAAAGGGGAACCTGAGTGCTGTTTCGATTGCATCCCTTGTTCTGAAGGAAAGATCAGCAACAAGACTG ACTCCACTGTGTGCATTAGCTGTCCAGAGGACTTCTGGTCCAGCCCCCAGCGTGACCACTGTGTTCTGAAGAAAACAGAGTTCCTCTCCTACCATGAGCCTCTGGGTATCTGCTTGACTGCTGCATCATTGCTGGGCACATGCATCTGTGCTGTTGTCCTGGGGATCTTTATCTATCATCGCAGAACACCTATCGTACGAGCCAACAACTCAGAACTTAGTTTCCAACTATTGCTGTCACTTaagttgtgtttcctgtgttcatTGCTGTTTATCGGCTGTCCCAGTCTGTGGACATGCCAGCTGAGACATGTAGCATTTGGGatcagctttgtgctttgtgtctctTGCATCCTCGTGAAAACCATGGTGGTTCTGGCTGTGTTCAAGGCCTCCAAGCCAGGAGGTGGAGCCAGTCTGAAGTGGTTTGGTGTTTTGCAGCAGAGGGGGACAGTTATTGTTCTTACTTCTATTCAGGCAGCAATCTGCACTGCCTGGATTGTTTCTGCCTCACCAGCTcctcataaaaacactcaatacCACAATGATAAAATAGTTTATGAATGTGTAGTTGGGTCCACAGTTGGTTTTGCAGTGTTACTTGGTTATATTGGCTCACTTGCTATCATCAGTTTTCTGATTGCATTTATATCAAGGAATCTTCCAGATAGTTTCAATGAAGCCAAACTCATCACTTTCAGCATgctgatcttctgtgctgtgtgggtggccTTTGTCCCAGCTTATATCAGCTCACCAGGCAAATACTCAGATGCAGTGGAGGTGTTTGCCATCCTGGCCTCCAGTTTTGGTCTCTTGGTGGCATTGTTTGGACCCAAATGTTACATAATCCTGCTGAGACcagagaggaacacaaagaAAGCGATCATGGGTCGCATCCAGTTATAA